A stretch of DNA from Juglans microcarpa x Juglans regia isolate MS1-56 chromosome 5D, Jm3101_v1.0, whole genome shotgun sequence:
GTATCAGTCAAGCAATGGCAGAATTTTTTGATCTTATTTTCGAACTTGACTTCGTCGATTTACCTTTGGCAGTGGGGGAAATTTACATGGTCCAATGGGAGGGTCTGGTCAAGACTGGACAGATTCATCGTATCCTCGTCTTGGGAGGCCCATTTTCCAGATTTATGCCAAAAGAGACTCCAAAGACTTTGTTCGGACCACTTTCCTATTTTGCTTGATTGCGGGGGCCTTCATGAGGGAtgtagatattttaaatttgaaaacatgtggttgaaaGCTGACGGTTTTGTGGAGAAGGTGAGAGTGTGGTGGTCCTCTTATGATTTTTCTAGTACACCTAGCTTTGTGTGGACTGGAAAACTTAAAGCCTTGAAGACAAACCTAAAAACTTGGAATGATGAAGAATTTGGGAATATCAACGATCAGATTCTTTTTGAGGAACTTGCATGTTTCGATGAAAAGGAGAGTGTTGGGGTTCTCATGGATGAGGAGAAGGCAAGGAAGATTGTTGTTATGGCTGATATGGAACAACTTACTCTCATGGAAGAGATCTCCTGGCGACAAAATCTCGAGCCTTTTGTCTTAAGGAAGGAGAAAAGTGCACCAGCTTTTTTCATAGAGTAGCCAGCTCTCATAGAGAAGGTTTAATGCTTATTGAGGTACAACATTTGGATGGTAATGTCCTTTTAGACAGATCCGATATCAAGAACCACATAGTGCAGTTTTTCAACAACCTACTAACGGAACAATTTCAGTGGAGGCCTAAGGTTGATGGGTTGACATTCGATACTATCGATCAATCATGTGCTGATTGGTTAGAAAGAATGTTTGAAGAGGTAGAGGTGCTTAAAGTGCTAAAAGGAATGGACAACGATAAAGTGCCGGGACCAGATGGATTTTCCATGGCATTTTTTTAGGTATGTTGGGACATTCTCAAGGAGGATGTTATGAAGGTTTTTGCCGAATTTCAAACACACATGAAATTCGAGAAAAGCCTTAATGCAATCTTCATAGCCCTTATTCCGAAGAAGGCAGAGTTGGTGGGGGTGAAAGACTTTCGCCCTATAAGTCTTGTGAGtggggtgtataagatcatATCCAAGGTTCTCGCCAACCGTATGAGCACGGTCATGGACAAGATCATTTcgaagcctcaaaatgcttttgttaagggGCAGATTTTGGATTCGGTACTAATAGCAAATGAATGTTTGGACGATAGACTTAGATCCGACATGCCAGGTATCCTTTGCAAACTAGATATCCATAGGCCtttgatcatgttaattgggacttCTTGGTTTATGTTCTTGGCAAATTTGGCTTTGGGGAGAGGTAGCGCAATTGGATGAAGTGTTGCATCACAACCGCTAGATTCTCGGTGTTGGTTAATGGCACTCTTGAGGATTTTTTTCAACAGCTCTCGTggattgagacaaggagatcctttatctcctcttctctttgtcTTAGTAATGGATGTATTGAGCAGAATGATAAAGGCAGCCGGGGATGGGTCTTTTTTATCTGGATTTTTAGTGGGCAGTACTTCTTTTAGGAGCGTCAATGTATCTCATCTTCTTTTCGCTGACGACACTTTAATTTTTGCAAGCCGGATCCTAATCAAATCCGTTCATTGAGAGCTCTCTTGCTTTGCTTTGAAGCTATTTCCAGCCGTAAGGTGAATTTGTTGAAATCAGAACTGGTTCCGACTGGCTTTGGTAAATCATATTGGAGACTTGGCTGAAATTTGGGGTTGTAAAGTATCTTCTTTGCCTATGAAGTACCTCAGTCTTCCTTTGGGGGCTCTTCATAAATCCAAAGTAATATGGGATGGcatgattgaaaaaattgagaatagaTTGGCGGGTTGGAAAAGAatgtatttatctaaagggggaagaatcGCTCTTATTAAGAACACCTTATTTAACCTACCTATGTACTTCCTTTCATTATTCCCTATCCCGGTTGGTGTGGCTAATAGGATGGAAAGAATTTTCCGTGCTTTCTTGTGGGGCAGATTGGGGGACGagaaaaaattccatttgattAAATGGGACAAGATTTGCACTCCCCTACCTTGTGGAAGCTTGAGGATTAGAAAGCTGAGTATTTTCAATAAGGccttacttgggaaatggttgtggcggtaCCATCAAGAAAGTGAGGCTTTATGGAGGACTGTGGTTGATGCCAAATTCGGAAGTACTTGGGGAGGCTGGATTTCTAATGAAGGGCGAGGATTGTATAGTGTGGGtgtatgaaaatttattagaaagggcTGGGAGGATTTCATTCGTAATTTTAGGTTTGTAGCGGGGCGTGGAAATAGAGTTAGATTCTGggttgatgtttggtgtggtgatgCTGCCATAAAGGaggcttttccttctctttccaAAATTGCATTGCATTGCATAAGGAAGCCTCTATTGCTGATTACATGGACTCTTCGAATGGCCTGCTGTGGTGGAATGTGTCATTTACCAGAGCAGCTCAAGATTGGGTAGTGGGGAGACATTTCTGATTTCTACAGCACCTTGTACGCACTGAATTTGGAACATGGCGTGGAGGACAAACTGTTGTGGACACACCCTGGGAACAAGAAATTTTCGATTCATTCTTTATGTAAGGCTATGTCTACCCACTCTCCTCAGAATTTCCCTTGGGAGCGCATTTGGAAGAGCAAAGTGCCCCTAAAAGTTGCTTTCTTCGGTTGGCTGGCCTCTCATGGTAAAATTTTGACCATAGACAAGCTGAGGAAGCGTGGTTTCTTCATAATGGTTGATGCTTCATGTGCAAAAGGAATAGCGAAACGACGgaccatcttcttctccattgcgATGTGGCAAAGGCTCTATGGGATGAAGTCTTCTTAAGGCTGGActttgcttgggtgatgcccaaAAAGGTGGTGGACCTATTGTCTTGTTGGAGCGAAACACGGGGAAACCGTCAAGTAGCGgatgtttggaagatggtcccCTTAGGGCCTTaagtcttatgtggtgtatatggaatgagaggaatggaagatgttttgaaaatagtgaACATTCGTTGGAGGGGATTAGAGACTCATTTTTCCAAACTGTGTTACTTTGGACTAAGACTATTGTATTAGATGGGGGTAATCTTAGTGACTTGTATGCGTCTTTTTTCGTTCATAGGCTGTAATTAGGCATTTCTCACTTGTATACTACCTATATACTCGGGCTATGCCTAGTTTTGAAGATcaataaactttattaattattaaaaaaaaaaaaaaaaaagagtcaatgAATGCCCAGAGTGATGCTTCTGTAGCTGGTGGACTGTAGTGGAGCTGGGGGCAGAAAGGGAGGGGTTTCAATCAGCAGTGATGGCGGCTGGTGGCAAAGAGGAGAAAGGCAGAGTTgcagagagagggaggaaaagGTGTTCTGGTCTGTTAGGTTTCATGACACCTACTGGACCAACCAATATTGGAAACTGAAATATAGCTTGCCTTGTAGCCATCCTATAATGTTCCCTTTGGCTATGAAAGTTGTTTTTATCATTAACAGCAACAAAACCGATCAAATCCATTGCATTTTTAAAGTTGTTATGAAAGTTGTTATAATGCTGCtgctctctctctgtctctctctccctcactatctctctctgtttgtgattttttttcttgtgccAGAATATCTTTTGTATTGGTTCTTAAATATGCATTCAACTTCGAGATATAAGTTCATGGTTCTGgaacaaaggaaaataaaattctcaGGTGTATCATAGGACTAtgttacttttttgttttaaattgacAGTTTCTGAGTTGTCTACATCTGTGCTGAGGCAGGCTTTTGATGCACCGTGGCCAGTAATTCAGGCAAATGCTATTTACTTCTCCAGTAGCATGCTCTCTCTTTCAGATGATCAGCACATTTTAGCTCGTTACTATACACAGGTATGCTTGGATGTAGGTACTAGTTGtatgtttttataattgaaCATATTGACAAAAACCTATGCCTTCTTTCAGGTGTTTGGGATGTTGATAGGGAAATTGAGTCGCTCAGCAGATGCAATTGTTAGAGCCACATGCTCTTCGGCCCTGGGTTTGTTACTTAAATCTTCCAATTTACTCTCATGGAGAGTGGAACGGCTTGATCGTGTGGACTCAAGTCGAAGGGGCCCGGAGTCGGAGTCTCCTAAGAAGTAGCAATTTACAAAGGTGGATGAAAATGATTGTTGACTTGGGAGCTTTGAGACCTGCCCCCATTCTTGTTACAAAAGTGATTGACTAGACTGGGTTCTGGTTGgctaaaattaaaggaaaagtGAGTGCAACTGAATCACATTGACAATGCATGGAGCTCTGTATCAATGTTCATAAACGATTGCGTGGACTGTATCTATAGCGCACTTGAGTAATATATTGAGAGCTTGCAGCTCCAGTTTTGTAAGATGAGAAAGGTTCGTTGTGTTTAGCTGAGAAATCTGCGTGGATTGTATCTTGTTCGTCTTTAGGTTTGTTGTGTAGATGTAACTCTAGCGCTGTATATTAGAGTTGCATGCGGGATGAGAACAACGTgggtccctttttttttttttgtgtaatctttccCATCCCCCAGTCGATACCTTCTGCGGATCAAATCTGTTGGTGTTATGCTGGATTTGCATATGTTGTAAATTGTTCACAGAACTAAACAAATCATAAAATGTAAGGTTCATTTACTTGAATAAAATCTGTTGTTTTTCTTTGGAAAGCATCATTTTTGCTGGTCAAGGATGAAGACGAGCTTCATTCAAAAGTGACAGCGGACCCGTTTAAGACAAGAGAGACAGGTGTGCGAGCTGCTAGCTTATACAAGAGAAAAGGCAGACCCGTTTATTGCAACCGAGTGTTGAATGGTTTTCCATGGGAGCAGCTGAGCTTATAGCAGACAGGATCGTGATTAATACTGAATCAAATTGTGTTAGAATATATTAGAAGGTTTACTGTCTTCCTGCCCTGCCATTGGAATTCTGTGATGGAAAGGGTGTTTGCTGGCGTGTAGATGAAAATGTGTCTGCTGTTAGCTACTAGGAATTGACGATGATGCGCGATAGTACTAGACACAgagattcaattttttaatcttttgttttttttttaaaaaaaaatgagaagcaaGTAATCTGTATCCACAGAATTCTAGTTCTATCAGCTAGCGAACCTCATCATTTTCAGATAATCCAAAATGACGTTACCAGGCAAGACACCCCACCCCCGTTTTtctaaattaacaaaatgaagCTCACCGAAGGCACACCCTATAAAGCCAAACTGCCATGCTATCCctattctttgttttctttaatgGCTTCCCACACGATTTTAAGCAAAAGTTACTTGGGTTTGGCCTCTTTGTTATCTTCTGTTGACGGTGACACATTGCAGGTTTAACTAATACCGCTGTCAAATTTTGAGGTTTCACCCAAATGTTTCCTTGTTACATACATTTCACGACTTTTTAAGCATTCTCATCTAGACAGCAATGtgcataatatcattttaatcatatttccaaaattatattttttttttttaccaatggGAAAACTGAATTATATTGATGTTGTGAGGATCCGCTACTTAAATTCATGCATTGCAGATTTGCAATCAATCATCCCCTACtgtggtccttttttttttaatattctaaattctaATGACATTACCGCCTGTAATTAATATTGAAGAGACGGACTACTTCGGCATTAAAGCGATAGGCCAAATAGTTAAAATTACTTGAGACTGGGAAACAGATCAACCCAGAATAATTCTAAACCATATATGCTTATGTAAGTTCTTGCATCACCAGCAAAGCGGCgctggggagagagagaaagttgtCTAGTATAAAATATCACTCCATCTCTTTTGTCCACCCTGACCCCCCCATATCTGCCATGGCTTCTCCAGCCCACAAGCTTCACTTTGTCTTGTTTCCTTTAATGGCCCAAGGCCACATGATTCCTATGATAGACATTGCCAAACTGCTCGCACAGCGAGGCGTGATTGTCACCATTGTCACCACAACCCATAACGCAGCCCGTTTCCATACAAGCACTGCTCGCGCAGTTGAATCCGGACTCCGAATCCGAGTTATCCAACTTCAGTTTCCCTATGAAGAAGCAGGAATACCCAAAGGCTGTGATAATCTCGACATGCTTCCTTCACTAGGACTCGCCATAAACTTCTTCACTTCAACTAGCATGCTACGACACCCTGTGGAGAAGTTGTTTGAGGAGCTAACACCTCCACCAAACTGCATAATCTCTGATATGTGCCTGCCTTGGACACTTGATATTGCTCGCAAGTTTCATATTccaagattttcttttcttggagtTAGTTGCTTCTGTCTCTTGATCTTTCAGGTTTTACGCGTTCACAACATTCACGCGAAAATATCCAGCCAGTCAGAGTACTTTGTTTTGCCCGGTTTGCCTGATCATATTGAATTCACTAAATCCCAACTGCCTTTTCCCGAAGACCCCAAAATGAAGGAATTTAGTGGGCAAATGGCAGCAGCTGACTTAGCCTCACACGGGGTCATCGTGAATACTTTCCAAGAGTTGGAACCAGCATATGCCAAAGAATATAGGAAGGCAAGAGGAGATAAAGTCTGGTGTATTGGCCCTGTTTCGCTTTGCAACAAGGACTACCTAGACAGGGTCGAGAGAGGTAACAAGGCTTCCATTGAAGAGTATCAATGTTTGAAGTGGCTCGATGCCAGGAACCCTGCTCTGTTGTCTATGCCTGCCTTGGGAGCCTATGCAATCTAATACCATCACAGTTGATAGAGCTCGGGTTGGCTTTAGAAGAGTCTAACAAACCATTTATTTGGGTCCTAAGGGGAGCGGAAACCTCAGAAGAATTGGAgaaatggattttggaagacaGATACGAAGAAAGGATCGAAGGGAGAGGTCTTTTGATTTGGGGTTGGGCTCCGCAATTATTGATCTTATCCCATCCTTCAGTGGGAGGGTTTTTAACGCACTGCGGTTGGAATTCATGCATAGAAGGAATAAGTGCTGGGGTGCCAATGCTTACATGGCCGCTATTTGGGGACCAGTTTATGAATGAGAAACTAGTAGTGCAGGTACTAAAAATTGGTGTGAGGGTCGGTGTGGAGGATCCTGTAAACTGGGGCGAGGAAGAGAAGACTGGGGTGTTGGTGAAAAAGGAAGATGTTAAGGGGGCTATAGAGAGGCTAATGAATGaaggagaggaaagagaagAGAGGAGGACAAAAGCTAGAGAGCTGAGAGAGATGGCAAAGAGAGCTGTCGAAGATGGAGGATCTTCTCAGGTGGAGATGACACTGCTAATTGGAGATATCATGCTACAAACAGGTTGCAGAGACTGTACCTAACAGATCGGGTATACGAGAGAGTAATTTTCCCTTCATCTTAAGATATCATGCTTATTGGTGATAACTGGCATAGTTTGTTTTGGCTAATTTGAACATGATTATAATTGCCAGTTGAGTTCAAGCTAGCACATGATGCATTACTGTTGTTGAGTGTTACATAATAGTGGGCGTACTTATCCTATTCCTGCTgcctgcatgatatgaaagaagATTCATTAAGCAATCCCTAAAACATGCATCTACAGAACAGCCTTCCACTAGTTCGCATTTTATCATCAACGGCTTGGCTTGGTGCCCTTTTTTGATATCATGACATAGAAACTTTATTCGAGTTTTTATGGAGAGGGCCAGCAGTATTGCAAActgatcagaggcacggtttgTGAAAGAGAAATAAACGGTCTCCCTGCTAAGACAGCATCTTCTGAAGACTGCAAACTGCAGGTAACAGCTCCTAGTGCAACCAAAACACGAAGTCCCACAAAATAAGAGAGACAAACAAAGTCACATGGCCTGCATATATGCATCAAACCTAGCTAaatttaataacatatatacacTGATGCATAGAGATATGCTAGCTCCCACGTCAGTCTCCCTGCACGAAGCGCACACATATATTAACAAGTGATCTATAATTAGCCATTAATCCAACGCCCCAGGAACAGGAAGAGCCACCGATCTGATCGTCAGGAAATTAATTGTCTTCATCTGGTTCGTTTTCTAATATTCCTCCGATTATGCGAGTGCTCCACAGTCAGACCACCAACGACATTAGAACTAGATGATcatgttggaaatattttgagaatCAAGTACGTACCTGCTAAGGAAGGGTTTATTgctgacaatatatatatatatatatatatatatatatatatatttatatgatggTGCTAGCGGGCTGTCCAGTGTTTCTCGTTGTGCGTACCactagttataaatttattgtttttttttcttttgatttttcttgaagTAACTTTTGACAttcttaatcataaaaaatatatataatttcactaataatcacttctttaaccattaagtaaaaaataaaaaaaattaaaatgtatgaGTGGTAAGTTTGAGGGCTCCAGTAGCATTTtccatatgtgtgtgtatatatatatatatatatatatatatatatatatatatatatatcgatcttTCTTATCGCTTGGATTCCGTGAAGGGAACAATATTTGATAATTCTGTTAAGCACGGATTGTCACAAAATACATTATCCAATCTCGGTCGCCTGTACAATTGAGATATCCTATTGATGGAGCCGTGGTCGATGTCGGCATTCATGTAGGTTTATACACTATTCAATCTCGATCGCCCGTcgatataatataatacaaacacATATCTATCACTTTGCCTCCCAACCTATCTCAAACTGGATCTTAATCAATATTCTTAATCCTTGATCACCTGGATTAATAGCAATACTAGTTGAAGAAGACATTAATTCATTATTTCCAATTATTTGCCACCATAGTCATGGATAACATGAAACCAGGTAATCCACAACTCTCATTGTCCATCACGAAATTGGTTTGTATCCAAAGTTTCCAAAACCCTTAGGACACATAACAATGCATGGACCACATAAACACACCAGCAAGACGCTAGATGGCTACTTTAATTCCTCAAAGGTTTTTCTTCACTTTCAATATTTGATGTGGCAATCAGAAGTAATTAATGGAAGCACAATAGTATTGATTTGCATATCTGACATTGGCACGCCTCTCTTTATACACACAAGATTCATAAACGATATCAATCCAAACTTTGGAGAAGCCATAGCATCGTTAATGGCAATTTAGGAGGCAGTAAATAGAGATTTGAACGCAATCCTCATTGAAGGAGACTCAAATCTAGTGGTACAGTCAATTGCACAACAGATTGGACAATGCAATCTATCATAAGAGACATAGAATATCTGTTACTTTCTAATTTTGATGAATGAAAAGTGCAAAAAGTTcattaatctaaaaattgatATGCGTATAATCTTGCGTAATGGACAGCTTCCAACCAAATATATAGAAGCATTCTCCTTATCTATATTCTTCAATGTCTATTAGAATTTTATAGTGGGAAAAATCCACTCATGTGTATTGtataattaacttttttcaataaTCTGTATATGACAATGAAGCTtgtttagaatatatatatatatatatatatatatatatatatatatatatcttcctaTATCTTAAAAGAGGCTATGTTGATATCAACAGTAACATCaacagtaatgaatagtaaagaggttgtgttatttttttttcgcatgtttgttttgtttcttcttttctttttggtttgaagagagagagagagagaaagagagttggAGAAATGGGTTGGTGCGTGCGAATGGCACTGTGCGACGGAAAGGGAAAgggag
This window harbors:
- the LOC121265403 gene encoding LOW QUALITY PROTEIN: UDP-glycosyltransferase 73C6-like (The sequence of the model RefSeq protein was modified relative to this genomic sequence to represent the inferred CDS: inserted 1 base in 1 codon), coding for MASPAHKLHFVLFPLMAQGHMIPMIDIAKLLAQRGVIVTIVTTTHNAARFHTSTARAVESGLRIRVIQLQFPYEEAGIPKGCDNLDMLPSLGLAINFFTSTSMLRHPVEKLFEELTPPPNCIISDMCLPWTLDIARKFHIPRFSFLGVSCFCLLIFQVLRVHNIHAKISSQSEYFVLPGLPDHIEFTKSQLPFPEDPKMKEFSGQMAAADLASHGVIVNTFQELEPAYAKEYRKARGDKVWCIGPVSLCNKDYLDRVERGNKASIEEYQCLKWLDARNPXSVVYACLGSLCNLIPSQLIELGLALEESNKPFIWVLRGAETSEELEKWILEDRYEERIEGRGLLIWGWAPQLLILSHPSVGGFLTHCGWNSCIEGISAGVPMLTWPLFGDQFMNEKLVVQVLKIGVRVGVEDPVNWGEEEKTGVLVKKEDVKGAIERLMNEGEEREERRTKARELREMAKRAVEDGGSSQVEMTLLIGDIMLQTGCRDCT